One part of the Gossypium raimondii isolate GPD5lz chromosome 1, ASM2569854v1, whole genome shotgun sequence genome encodes these proteins:
- the LOC105786291 gene encoding dof zinc finger protein DOF3.5: MERGWKPRMEISPNCPRCGSSNTKFCYYNNYSLTQPRYFCKGCRRYWTKGGSLRNVPVGGGCRKNRRGKSLRLPTDGAQTKSLSCDSFRHSYASTESNSSSSMSDGSHIDLALVYANFLSNQQPENKSGFVVPELRTEFDPSLEFSRILNTNMASSIQLPEENGLDLSTENHLSNNGQIYCSGGNHGLPPLPGDDLPWPNSQSTMSPSLQATQEPVLEPETHDPNQLFGNWNPFDLYSDDTFSRT, translated from the coding sequence ATGGAGAGAGGATGGAAGCCTAGAATGGAGATATCACCAAATTGTCCAAGATGTGGTTCTTCCAATACCAAATTCTgttattacaacaattataGCTTAACACAACCGAGGTACTTCTGTAAAGGTTGTAGAAGATATTGGACTAAAGGAGGGTCACTTCGGAACGTGCCGGTCGGTGGTGGTTGCCGGAAAAACAGAAGAGGTAAGTCCTTAAGGTTACCAACCGATGGTGCCCAAACAAAGAGTTTGTCATGTGATTCATTTAGGCATTCTTATGCCTCTACTGAATCTAATAGCTCCTCATCCATGTCTGATGGCTCTCATATTGATCTTGCACTTGTTTATGCAAACTTCTTGAGTAATCAACAACCGGAAAACAAGTCCGGTTTCGTGGTCCCGGAGTTGCGAACAGAGTTCGATCCTTCTCTAGAGTTTTCAAGAATATTGAACACAAACATGGCATCAAGTATTCAGCTGCCAGAAGAAAATGGTCTCGATTTGTCCACGGAAAACCATTTGAGCAACAATGGACAAATATACTGCTCTGGTGGTAACCATGGGTTGCCGCCATTGCCTGGTGATGATTTACCATGGCCGAATTCTCAATCCACCATGAGTCCATCCTTGCAAGCAACACAAGAGCCAGTCCTAGAACCCGAAACTCATGATCCCAATCAACTGTTTGGTAATTGGAATCCATTTGATTTGTATAGTGATGATACTTTCTCCAGGACTTGA
- the LOC105786288 gene encoding E3 ubiquitin-protein ligase PUB23, which produces MDEIDVPPFFICPISLEFMKDPVTVSTGITYDRESIEKWWFSGKNTTCPVTKQVIVDCELTPNHTLRRLIQSWCLLNASHGIERIPTPKPPISKAQIIKLLDDAKSPQQQIKCLKRLQSIASQNVTNKRCMESSGAVEFLVSIVSNNDSTVAEESTIDEALSILYSLQLSEAALKKLMAKNGDFIVSLTRVMQGGSYESRVFAVLLLKSMVEMAGPMQLINLRPELFVELVKVLCDQISQQATKAALKLLVYTCPLGRNKIKAAEAGVVPVLINMLLDSSEKRACEMILTVLDAVCGCAEGRLELISHGAGLAIVSKKILRVSQVASERAVRILLSISKFCATINVLQEMLQLGVVTKLCLVLQLDCGYKTKEKAREVLKLHARVWKNSPCLPTYLLSSYPA; this is translated from the coding sequence ATGGATGAAATCGATGTTCCTCCATTTTTCATCTGCCCCATTTCTCTCGAGTTTATGAAGGATCCTGTTACGGTTTCAACAGGGATTACGTACGACAGGGAAAGCATCGAGAAGTGGTGGTTTTCAGGGAAGAACACTACATGCCCTGTTACGAAGCAAGTTATTGTTGATTGTGAACTTACCCCGAATCATACCCTTAGAAGATTGATTCAATCTTGGTGCTTGTTAAATGCTTCTCATGGAATCGAAAGAATCCCAACGCCAAAACCACCTATTAGCAAAGCTCAGATTATCAAGCTTCTCGATGATGCTAAGTCACCACAGCAACAAATCAAGTGTCTCAAGAGGCTTCAATCGATTGCTTCTCAGAATGTTACAAACAAAAGATGTATGGAATCTTCAGGTGCAGTTGAGTTCTTGGTTTCAATTGTGAGTAATAATGATTCTACAGTAGCTGAAGAATCAACAATTGATGAGGCTTTAAGTATTCTTTACAGTCTCCAACTCTCAGAAGCTGCTCTGAAGAAGCTTATGGCCAAAAATGGTGATTTCATAGTGTCATTAACGAGAGTAATGCAAGGTGGAAGCTATGAATCACGCGTTTTTGCAGTATTGTTGTTGAAATCAATGGTGGAGATGGCTGGTCCAATGCAACTCATCAATTTGAGACCTGAATTATTCGTTGAATTAGTCAAAGTTTTGTGTGATCAAATTTCTCAGCAGGCCACTAAAGCTGCTCTAAAATTGTTGGTCTATACCTGTCCATTGGGAAGAAACAAGATTAAAGCAGCTGAAGCAGGCGTGGTACCGGTCTTGATCAACATGCTTCTTGATTCATCAGAGAAAAGGGCTTGTGAGATGATACTAACAGTGTTGGACGCAGTATGCGGATGTGCCGAAGGCCGATTGGAACTGATAAGCCATGGAGCAGGGCTTGCAATTGTTTCAAAGAAGATACTTAGGGTCTCTCAGGTTGCAAGTGAAAGGGCAGTGAGGATTTTGCTATCAATTTCAAAGTTCTGTGCTACCATTAATGTGCTACAAGAGATGCTGCAATTAGGTGTTGTGACTAAACTATGCTTGGTACTTCAACTGGATTGTGGatataaaacaaaagagaagGCAAGAGAGGTGCTGAAATTGCATGCTAGAGTATGGAAGAATTCCCCTTGCTTACCTACCTATTTGCTCTCTTCTTACCCAGCTTGA
- the LOC105786285 gene encoding BEL1-like homeodomain protein 1 — protein sequence MATYFHGNPEIQAPDGLQTLVLMNPAYVQYSDTTPPPPPNNLVFHAPPPPHTQQFVGVPLTATSTANQDPPSHEISPLHGLVQRVHYNLYNPIDPSGAARETPRAQQGLSLSLSSQQQQHHHGYGSHAQAVSGEDMRVSGGSGSSGSGVTNGVSGVQSMLFSSKFLKAAQELLDEVVNVNNTGITRNELAKKGSGGGDNSNIGKAVGESAAAAGDADGKQGPELTTAERQEIQMKKAKLISMLDEVDQRYRQYHHQMQIVISSFEQAAGIGSAKTYTSLALKTISKQFRCLKDAITGQIRAANKSLGEEDCLGGSKIEGSRLKLVDHHLRQQRALQQLGMIQHNAWRPQRGLPERSVSVLRAWLFEHFLHPYPKDSDKVMLAKQTGLTRSQVSNWFINARVRLWKPMVEEMYLEEIKEQEQNGSEEKTSKSHNNEDSTSKSTAPDKTSTDNKQDSNIPNQNGCSSMSASMASASPLIGNQSGFSFIGSSELEGITQGSPKKPRTNNEVTMKFDKDGYTFMGGTTNNDFMGGFGQYPIGEITRFDTEQFTPRFSGNGVSLTLGLPHCENLSLSGTPHQTFLPNQAMQMGRRVDIGEPNEFGSINPSTPHSSAAYDNINIQNRKRFAAQLLPDFVA from the exons ATGGCGACGTACTTTCATGGGAACCCTGAAATCCAAGCACCTGATGGTCTTCAAACCCTCGTACTCATGAACCCTGCTTATGTTCAGTACTCCGACACCACTCCGCCGCCGCCGCCAAACAACCTCGTTTTTCACGCTCCACCACCTCCCCACACTCAACAATTTGTCGGTGTCCCACTCACGGCTACTTCCACCGCCAACCAAGACCCTCCTTCCCACGAAATCTCCCCCTTGCATGGCCTCGTTCAACGCGTCCATTACAACTTGTACAACCCTATTGACCCTTCTGGAGCAGCGCGTGAAACTCCACGCGCTCAGCAAGGACTCTCTTTGAGCCTTTCTTCCCAACAACAACAACATCATCATGGTTACGGATCACATGCACAAGCGGTTTCAGGTGAGGACATGAGGGTTTCCGGTGGGTCGGGTTCGTCGGGTTCAGGTGTGACTAATGGAGTTTCGGGTGTACAAAGTATGCTGTTTAGCTCTAAATTCTTGAAGGCTGCTCAAGAGCTTCTCGATGAGGTTGTTAATGTTAACAATACCGGGATTACCAGGAACGAATTGGCTAAAAAGGGTAGCGGAGGAGGAGACAATAGCAATATCGGTAAGGCTGTAGGAGAATCCGCGGCGGCAGCCGGAGATGCAGATGGGAAGCAAGGACCCGAACTGACTACGGCGGAGAGACAGGAAATTCAGATGAAGAAGGCAAAGCTAATTAGCATGCTTGATGAG GTGGATCAAAGGTACAGGCAATACCATCACCAGATGCAGATAGTGATATCATCATTTGAACAAGCAGCTGGAATCGGCTCTGCTAAAACATACACATCTCTTGCCTTAAAAACCATCTCAAAGCAGTTTCGATGTTTGAAAGATGCAATAACAGGTCAAATCCGGGCAGCCAACAAAAGCTTGGGTGAAGAAGATTGTCTAGGAGGTAGCAAAATAGAAGGGTCAAGGCTTAAGTTGGTGGATCATCATCTTCGACAGCAGCGAGCACTTCAACAGTTAGGAATGATCCAACACAATGCTTGGAGACCCCAAAGAGGATTACCTGAAAGATCAGTCTCAGTTCTTCGTGCTTGGCTCTTTGAACACTTTCTTCATCC GTACCCTAAAGATTCAGACAAGGTCATGCTTGCTAAACAAACGGGGCTTACTAGGAGTCAGGTGTCTAATTGGTTCATAAATGCTCGAGTTCGGCTTTGGAAACCAATGGTGGAAGAGATGTATTTGGAAGAAATCAAGGAACAAGAACAGAATGGTTCAGAGGAGAAAACAAGTAAAAGCCATAACAATGAAGATTCAACATCCAAATCCACTGCACCAGACAAAACTAGCACAGACAACAAACAGGACAGTAATATCCCAAATCAGAACGGTTGTTCCTCAATGTCGGCTTCAATGGCTTCAGCGTCTCCCCTTATCGGTAACCAGTCAGGATTTTCCTTCATTGGATCATCTGAATTGGAAGGGATCACACAAGGAAGTCCAAAGAAACCGAGAACCAATAATGAAGTTACAATGAAGTTTGACAAAGATGGGTACACATTCATGGGAGGAACAACTAATAATGATTTCATGGGTGGCTTTGGACAATACCCCATTGGAGAAATAACAAGGTTTGATACAGAACAGTTCACTCCAAGGTTTTCAGGCAATGGTGTTTCACTCACTTTGGGACTTCCCCATTGTGAAAACCTGTCTTTATCAGGCACCCCTCATCAAACTTTTCTCCCTAACCAAGCCATGCAAATGGGGAGAAGGGTCGACATTGGTGAACCCAATGAGTTTGGGTCTATAAACCCTTCCACACCACACTCTTCAGCTGCATATGACAACATCAACATTCAGAACAGGAAAAGGTTTGCAGCACAATTGTTACCCGACTTTGTTGCCTGA